One region of Halomicrobium sp. LC1Hm genomic DNA includes:
- a CDS encoding CRISPR-associated endonuclease Cas3'': MVPSLDALVSYQARPTQSLADHLQGVVENTNRLLATGTKTAYGDDWQTVGQVIAWTHDAGKLTEYFQRYLETDDRSQAADRAEYTYHGFVSALLTAHTLHRLDVSAETQLAGFYAVAKHHGVIPDITEEHRKYTENGQKVTDQYEIVNAQLESIDTHASDAADELLRTASDGALTWDDIYVENAGFYQDLLKPKPDQFGDHLYETVLRAWSTLVCADKLDAAGITVENTPTRPELEAFRRKIEGLPDGDSNPLRELNTLRGDAHSEAHERLCDAHAMGERFFRLTLPTGFGKTLTGLRAGLDLAEQRDSRLIYALPYTSILDQVDEVCQRFFEVSPTDPSYTVHHHLADTRTDLRTLSDSDTVSDGSESIYAETWQSGLVLTTFTQLFESLAGPGNTQSMKLPALQDSVIVLDEPQGISIEWWELVSRLAAFVTREYDATVILMTATQPKLFKQSPDLPDPKPLTTQTAACEEFIQRNPRVQFDIHDSLRAHFGQQTSSSDTIELEDAAAELRATTPAGSNTLAIVNTIESAGTLAEAIEATVENDRDVCMLGADLCTFLRRHSHDDADPDATAAAYLDYLSDRCTLDAQTLLLTTLTTRLRPRDRAILIAALRRILDQTVDTPFDECPTITVSTQLIEAGVDVSFDRLYRDFGPLPALVQAAGRCNREYEGKVSSVTVWRLAPPNSDGQIPSELIYGRKSLLRPTRKALTALQDDGSKTIGEATMISRGVDLYYEELHEQRKTGQRLDSLAARFDAGAGEQLREASLIDQDYETQDVVVLLTEEDQQQYDQYLNYKNDNRWQRAREKFTELQPMVVSLPVATDSVDDNTPVLDVANLRDDAELYQISTGRGLRISDLALNIER; the protein is encoded by the coding sequence ATGGTTCCATCCCTCGATGCACTCGTGTCGTATCAGGCGCGTCCCACACAGTCGCTCGCCGACCATCTTCAGGGCGTTGTCGAGAATACGAATCGTCTCTTGGCAACAGGCACGAAAACCGCCTACGGCGACGACTGGCAGACCGTTGGGCAGGTTATTGCGTGGACACACGATGCGGGGAAACTAACCGAGTACTTTCAGCGCTATCTTGAGACCGATGACCGGTCGCAAGCGGCCGACCGTGCGGAGTACACATATCACGGCTTCGTGAGTGCGCTGCTCACGGCCCATACCCTGCACCGACTTGATGTCTCGGCAGAGACACAGTTGGCTGGGTTCTATGCAGTCGCGAAACACCACGGCGTAATTCCCGATATCACGGAGGAACACCGCAAGTACACCGAGAATGGACAGAAGGTCACAGACCAGTATGAGATTGTCAATGCCCAACTCGAAAGCATTGATACCCACGCTAGCGACGCCGCCGATGAATTGCTGCGTACAGCGAGCGATGGGGCATTAACCTGGGATGACATCTATGTCGAGAACGCTGGATTCTACCAGGACCTTCTCAAGCCCAAACCCGACCAGTTCGGCGACCATCTTTATGAGACAGTTCTACGAGCATGGTCAACATTGGTCTGTGCTGACAAACTCGATGCTGCTGGGATCACTGTCGAAAACACACCTACTCGCCCCGAGCTCGAAGCGTTCCGCCGGAAAATAGAGGGCCTTCCTGATGGAGATTCCAACCCTCTGAGGGAGCTCAACACACTTCGGGGTGATGCCCACAGCGAAGCACATGAACGCCTCTGTGACGCTCATGCGATGGGTGAACGATTCTTTCGACTAACACTCCCGACAGGCTTCGGAAAGACACTCACCGGCCTTCGAGCAGGGCTCGACCTCGCGGAGCAACGAGACAGTCGGCTCATCTATGCGCTCCCGTACACTTCGATCCTCGATCAGGTCGATGAGGTCTGCCAACGCTTCTTCGAGGTCAGCCCAACAGACCCTTCCTATACTGTTCACCACCATCTTGCCGATACACGGACTGACCTACGCACATTATCAGACTCCGACACAGTGAGCGATGGCAGTGAAAGCATCTATGCCGAGACGTGGCAGTCCGGGCTCGTCTTGACGACATTCACGCAACTGTTCGAATCACTCGCTGGGCCAGGGAATACCCAGTCGATGAAACTCCCAGCGCTCCAGGACAGTGTCATCGTCCTCGACGAACCACAGGGGATTTCGATCGAATGGTGGGAACTGGTGAGTCGACTGGCGGCATTCGTGACCCGCGAGTACGATGCAACTGTGATACTGATGACTGCAACACAGCCGAAGCTCTTCAAGCAATCTCCCGATCTCCCGGATCCAAAGCCGTTGACTACCCAAACAGCGGCGTGCGAGGAATTTATCCAGCGCAATCCGCGGGTCCAGTTTGACATCCACGATAGTCTTAGAGCTCATTTCGGGCAACAGACTAGCAGCTCGGATACTATTGAACTGGAGGATGCCGCAGCAGAGCTTCGTGCTACGACGCCGGCCGGCTCGAACACGCTGGCCATCGTCAACACGATCGAGAGTGCAGGAACACTGGCCGAAGCGATTGAGGCGACAGTTGAGAACGATCGTGATGTCTGCATGCTTGGTGCGGACTTGTGTACGTTCCTTCGCCGCCATTCACACGATGATGCGGATCCTGATGCCACTGCAGCAGCGTACTTAGACTATCTCAGCGACAGATGCACACTCGACGCTCAAACGCTACTACTGACGACGCTTACGACTCGACTTCGGCCCCGAGACCGAGCGATCCTCATCGCTGCATTGCGGCGTATTCTCGATCAGACAGTGGACACGCCGTTCGATGAGTGCCCGACGATCACCGTCTCGACACAGCTCATCGAAGCCGGCGTCGATGTGAGCTTTGACAGACTGTACCGCGACTTCGGGCCACTGCCGGCGCTGGTGCAAGCTGCTGGTCGCTGTAACCGCGAGTATGAGGGCAAAGTGAGTTCAGTGACCGTCTGGCGGTTGGCACCGCCGAACTCAGATGGTCAGATACCATCAGAACTTATCTACGGCCGGAAATCGCTGCTTCGTCCGACCCGGAAAGCCCTCACGGCACTCCAAGACGATGGGTCGAAAACGATTGGCGAGGCGACGATGATTTCCAGAGGGGTTGATCTCTACTACGAGGAACTTCACGAGCAGCGCAAGACCGGCCAGCGGCTTGACTCGCTGGCGGCTCGGTTCGATGCAGGCGCTGGAGAACAGCTCAGAGAAGCCTCACTCATCGACCAGGACTACGAAACACAGGACGTGGTCGTCCTCCTCACAGAGGAAGACCAACAGCAATATGACCAATATCTGAATTATAAGAACGACAATAGATGGCAAAGGGCTCGAGAGAAATTCACCGAACTTCAACCCATGGTTGTGAGTTTGCCGGTTGCTACTGATTCAGTTGACGACAACACCCCAGTCCTGGATGTCGCAAACCTACGCGACGATGCTGAGCTATACCAGATATCGACCGGTCGCGGCCTCCGTATTTCTGATTTGGCGTTGAATATCGAGCGTTAA
- a CDS encoding TM1802 family CRISPR-associated protein, whose product MTSNDDAATAVERFQERLPASLYEIAWQYSLLDWYSAVQSGDIDWNLAPEHLAYLTPNAQSDLFAEPDSLITVYADLSDPENPRLRPAADGGPIEIGTYTRSDRFRVGHAYPANKTSSMTDYSITTQKSADANHLAGFRDDAWGTNNVQDRFTDWARSEHAKAVREQADGDDRAILDGLAALGTDEETMAELGEAFIDQAGGEDVEFESLITVAVRPPGGDEYRYPGEVPVLNDVMVEKKSARLESISVDDASGDGTGYATGEVDTVTGGSPGLFGMYGKKQREHFPDLDTKGSDAWRARPLTFDMAAAVAAADSIFEDFYRGLGNNRRLYILPYLAVRRDELTPDAFEWFYDTVFAVLRDAESGEGGTFDTTVERLVQNAEADDKPETTPEFADGPTSTEYWDDVRFAVVFQVTGNPDRVYFDTLDGGYPPVALEDAHNQVTADAIFEGDGIFGTRPSPESSPLLGRKLALARQILYGYYFGRTTEPTRTSRQASETPTVGESDDHEMRRVRSLLTGGTIALQPLLEEYVHQLVQDQNERFDSDDEYIAFPRRSVVEQYTQLRALATAGVLETTNTSFDVTTTPMPDDPTDQEERLESFLENHAALDSDRTRAVFLLGGLVGRVTAYQTREDVSSTLVRRYPVDYLTKQTIKEVTTEVMQMDNSYAEAAEDRNYWTNQRYSSRLADTMLADDPSDWRMSDAELQWLYSLGIAYGLNDTSIDYESDESADQPTPADD is encoded by the coding sequence ATGACCAGTAACGACGACGCTGCCACCGCCGTCGAACGGTTCCAAGAGCGGTTGCCAGCATCGCTGTACGAGATTGCATGGCAGTATTCACTGCTGGACTGGTACAGTGCGGTCCAGTCGGGCGACATCGACTGGAATCTTGCGCCGGAGCATCTCGCATACCTGACGCCTAATGCTCAGAGTGATCTATTCGCGGAACCAGACAGTCTCATTACTGTCTACGCGGATCTCTCTGATCCCGAGAACCCACGGCTCCGGCCGGCTGCAGACGGTGGGCCAATCGAGATCGGGACCTACACTCGGAGTGATCGGTTCCGCGTCGGTCACGCTTATCCAGCGAACAAGACGAGTAGCATGACTGACTACTCGATCACGACCCAGAAATCCGCCGACGCTAACCATCTGGCTGGCTTTCGGGACGATGCCTGGGGGACAAACAACGTTCAAGACCGGTTCACCGACTGGGCTCGGTCCGAGCACGCCAAAGCTGTTCGCGAACAGGCTGACGGCGACGATCGTGCCATCCTCGATGGACTGGCTGCACTCGGTACCGATGAAGAGACTATGGCGGAACTGGGTGAAGCATTTATCGACCAAGCAGGTGGTGAAGACGTCGAGTTCGAGTCGCTCATCACCGTCGCTGTCCGCCCACCTGGCGGCGACGAGTATCGCTACCCAGGAGAAGTCCCGGTCCTCAACGATGTGATGGTCGAAAAGAAATCGGCTCGCCTCGAGAGTATCTCCGTCGACGATGCCAGCGGCGACGGTACCGGTTACGCTACTGGAGAGGTAGACACAGTTACTGGCGGCTCACCGGGTCTCTTCGGGATGTACGGGAAGAAACAGCGGGAGCACTTCCCTGATCTCGATACCAAGGGTAGCGATGCGTGGCGGGCCCGCCCCCTCACGTTCGATATGGCGGCCGCCGTCGCGGCTGCAGACTCGATCTTCGAGGATTTCTACCGCGGGCTCGGGAACAACCGCCGGTTGTATATCTTGCCGTACCTGGCCGTGCGTCGAGATGAGCTTACGCCCGATGCCTTCGAGTGGTTCTACGACACCGTCTTCGCAGTGCTTCGAGACGCTGAGAGCGGTGAAGGTGGCACGTTCGACACGACTGTCGAACGGCTCGTCCAGAACGCAGAAGCCGATGACAAGCCCGAGACGACCCCAGAGTTTGCTGACGGACCGACCAGTACCGAGTACTGGGACGATGTGCGGTTCGCCGTCGTCTTTCAGGTCACCGGTAATCCCGATCGTGTCTACTTCGATACCCTCGACGGGGGGTATCCACCGGTCGCACTCGAAGACGCTCACAACCAGGTCACTGCTGACGCTATCTTCGAGGGTGACGGCATCTTTGGGACCCGGCCCTCGCCCGAGAGTAGTCCGCTGCTCGGGCGAAAGTTGGCACTGGCCCGTCAGATCCTGTATGGCTACTACTTCGGTCGCACGACCGAACCGACCCGGACCAGTCGGCAGGCCAGTGAAACCCCCACGGTCGGAGAGAGCGACGACCACGAGATGCGGCGGGTCCGCTCGCTGCTGACCGGGGGCACCATCGCGCTGCAGCCCCTCCTGGAGGAATACGTTCATCAGCTCGTTCAGGACCAGAACGAGCGCTTCGACAGCGACGACGAGTACATCGCGTTTCCCCGTCGCTCTGTCGTCGAACAGTACACACAACTACGGGCACTCGCCACCGCGGGCGTGCTCGAGACGACCAACACGAGTTTCGACGTTACGACCACACCGATGCCAGATGATCCAACAGACCAAGAAGAGCGACTCGAATCGTTCCTTGAGAATCACGCGGCTCTCGACTCTGACCGGACACGAGCTGTGTTCCTGCTCGGAGGTCTGGTCGGCCGCGTGACAGCCTACCAGACGCGGGAAGATGTCTCGTCAACGCTGGTCAGACGCTATCCAGTGGACTACCTCACCAAGCAGACGATCAAGGAGGTGACGACGGAAGTGATGCAGATGGACAATTCCTACGCAGAGGCCGCAGAAGACCGAAATTACTGGACGAACCAGCGTTATTCGAGCCGCTTGGCCGATACGATGCTTGCAGATGATCCGTCTGACTGGAGGATGTCCGATGCAGAGCTCCAGTGGCTCTACAGCCTGGGCATCGCCTACGGCCTCAATGACACGAGCATCGACTACGAATCTGATGAGTCCGCTGACCAGCCTACCCCTGCTGACGACTAA
- the cas6 gene encoding CRISPR-associated endoribonuclease Cas6 — protein MRILVRLRARADTAYDNAYHHKLRGRLWKGLEGSEYDDLHDKNQPKPFVYSNPFPPGEIHEGDERNLLVASTDESLLAYIAENLNHDPELNIGEMPFHVDEITPLSPDVGEPGTSGTLETGTGVLVRIPPWRFDDYDIEVDHDEAEFWRPEHTMEPFQNQIEANLDKKHRLYAPDYRPGPSDTEGDLFDGYELIKTFALPVTPTMGRKETWVLSKWRFDYTVRDDDHRRHLNLALDVGVGERNSLGFGFVNIQDHDQ, from the coding sequence GTGAGAATATTAGTACGCCTTCGCGCACGAGCAGATACTGCCTACGATAATGCGTACCATCACAAGCTCCGGGGCCGTCTCTGGAAGGGCCTCGAAGGGAGCGAGTACGACGATCTGCACGACAAGAACCAACCGAAGCCGTTCGTGTACAGCAACCCGTTCCCACCAGGCGAAATACACGAGGGCGACGAGCGCAACCTTCTTGTTGCCTCCACCGACGAGTCACTGCTGGCCTACATCGCCGAGAACCTTAATCACGATCCAGAGTTGAACATCGGCGAGATGCCGTTCCACGTCGACGAGATCACGCCACTCTCACCGGATGTCGGCGAGCCCGGAACCAGCGGGACACTCGAAACAGGGACTGGCGTGCTGGTCCGGATCCCTCCGTGGCGCTTCGATGACTACGACATCGAGGTCGACCACGACGAGGCAGAGTTCTGGCGACCAGAACATACGATGGAGCCATTCCAAAACCAGATCGAAGCCAATCTGGACAAGAAGCATCGTCTGTACGCGCCAGACTACCGTCCAGGCCCATCCGACACCGAGGGGGATCTGTTCGACGGCTACGAGCTCATCAAGACCTTCGCACTTCCAGTGACGCCAACGATGGGGCGCAAAGAGACGTGGGTGCTGAGCAAGTGGCGCTTCGACTACACCGTCCGCGACGACGACCACCGCCGGCATCTAAACCTCGCTCTGGACGTCGGGGTCGGAGAGCGTAATTCGCTGGGCTTTGGCTTCGTGAATATCCAGGACCATGACCAGTAA
- a CDS encoding TetR/AcrR family transcriptional regulator: protein MEDEPATEILHATYRALCEHGYANLTVQDIAAEADRSTASIHYHYDDKDQLFVAFLDYLYDRYTERLADAGGDSPRERLDALFEVSCRADPDGQQQAFRTAMLEVMAQAPYDDAIREGLAEFDTLLFERFRETLEAGIETGTFDERVDPAGAAEFLTATITGAHTREIATGTPSDRLYATVTQYTERHLLAEGPTGGAD from the coding sequence ATGGAGGACGAACCAGCTACCGAGATTCTACACGCGACGTATCGTGCGCTCTGTGAGCACGGCTACGCGAATCTCACCGTGCAGGACATCGCCGCCGAGGCCGACAGGAGCACCGCCTCTATTCACTACCACTACGACGACAAAGACCAGCTGTTCGTCGCCTTCCTCGATTATCTGTACGACCGATACACCGAGCGGCTGGCCGACGCGGGCGGGGACTCGCCGCGGGAACGGCTCGACGCGCTGTTCGAGGTGTCGTGTCGCGCGGATCCGGACGGCCAACAGCAGGCGTTTCGCACGGCGATGCTCGAAGTGATGGCACAGGCACCCTACGACGATGCCATCCGCGAGGGGCTCGCAGAGTTCGACACACTCCTGTTCGAGCGGTTCCGGGAGACCCTGGAGGCCGGCATCGAGACGGGCACGTTCGACGAGCGCGTCGATCCGGCCGGCGCTGCGGAGTTCCTGACTGCGACGATCACCGGGGCACACACGCGAGAGATCGCGACCGGCACGCCGTCCGACCGCCTCTACGCGACGGTGACACAGTACACCGAGCGGCACCTGCTGGCTGAGGGCCCGACGGGAGGTGCGGACTGA
- a CDS encoding TetR/AcrR family transcriptional regulator — protein MAEPPDRSLSESDEAIMRATYRALRDHGYADLTIKRIAEEYGKTTAAVHYHYETKEDLLAAFLDYILDQFAAAVHDVETTDPEQRLDLLIDKLIADAEDHQDLLIAMLEMRSQAPYNETFGERFQQNDEYVRYMLRTVIDHGVREGVFSPVDSEHVARALMMIVDGARTRAVVLDEADTLATARQTAAEYVDAVLLDDD, from the coding sequence ATGGCCGAACCGCCGGACAGATCACTCTCGGAGTCGGACGAAGCGATCATGCGCGCGACCTATCGCGCGCTCCGAGACCACGGCTACGCCGACCTGACGATCAAGCGCATCGCGGAGGAGTACGGCAAGACGACCGCCGCCGTACACTACCACTACGAGACGAAAGAAGACCTCCTCGCGGCCTTTCTGGACTACATCCTCGATCAGTTCGCGGCGGCGGTCCACGACGTGGAGACGACCGACCCCGAACAGCGGCTCGACTTACTGATCGATAAGTTGATCGCCGACGCGGAGGACCACCAGGATCTGCTGATCGCGATGCTGGAGATGCGCAGCCAGGCACCCTACAACGAGACGTTCGGCGAGCGGTTCCAGCAAAACGACGAGTACGTCCGCTACATGCTCCGCACGGTGATCGACCACGGCGTCAGGGAAGGGGTCTTCTCGCCGGTCGACTCCGAGCACGTCGCACGCGCGCTCATGATGATCGTCGACGGCGCTCGCACCCGTGCAGTCGTCCTCGACGAAGCGGACACCCTGGCGACCGCACGCCAGACGGCAGCCGAGTACGTCGACGCCGTGTTGCTCGACGACGACTGA
- a CDS encoding J domain-containing protein, which yields MQYDRLTTGLAVVLGGLTVVLTVVGLVESPAVLVLAATFGAATYFVYYHASGRMADRVYRRVEQQARVDGGRQRRTGAGPRKEWEPPRDGASARQAGGGARARQTGGSRRQRGQRRKRRERRTRAPSASDEISATEAYSRLGLDPGSDQSSVKAAYRQKVKEVHPDTDSGDEQSFKRVKEAYERLND from the coding sequence GTGCAGTACGACCGTCTCACTACGGGGCTGGCCGTCGTGCTCGGTGGACTGACCGTCGTCCTGACGGTGGTGGGCCTGGTCGAGAGCCCCGCCGTCCTCGTCCTCGCGGCGACGTTCGGCGCGGCGACGTACTTCGTCTACTACCACGCCAGCGGGCGGATGGCCGATCGGGTCTACCGGCGGGTCGAACAGCAGGCCAGGGTCGACGGCGGTCGCCAGCGACGGACCGGCGCTGGCCCGCGCAAGGAGTGGGAACCGCCGCGCGACGGTGCGAGCGCCCGCCAGGCAGGCGGGGGCGCGCGTGCTCGACAGACTGGCGGTTCGCGGCGACAGCGGGGCCAGCGACGCAAGCGACGCGAGCGACGGACCCGCGCGCCGTCGGCGAGCGACGAGATCAGCGCGACGGAGGCCTACAGTCGGCTCGGCCTCGACCCGGGTTCCGATCAGTCCTCGGTCAAGGCCGCGTACCGCCAGAAGGTCAAAGAGGTCCATCCCGACACCGACAGCGGCGACGAGCAGTCGTTCAAACGCGTCAAAGAGGCCTACGAGCGGCTGAACGACTGA
- a CDS encoding MATE family efflux transporter: MGLLDRIRSMFKGPEEFDLTSGSIGKPLFFLSMPIVITNLFQTAYNLADTFWLGQYSTDALAAISFAFPMVFLLISLGMGISVAGSVLVAQYTGADEEREAEYAASQTVTFAAIASIVLGVVGFFAVETFLGVMGASQDVLPLATSYMEVISLGLLFMFGFAVFIALMRGYGDTITPMVVMFGSVVLNIVIDPFLIFGFESNPLFSMLGLGGLEATLLAATGYTGSGITGAAIATIFSRAVALVVGLAIMFRGTRGVQIHLGDMVPDLDYLPRLVRIGLPASVEGMGRALSMNLLLFIVAFFPDAVVAAYGIGTRVFSVIFLPAIAVARGVETMTGQNMGADKPDRAQRATGLAATVLFGVLSAAGILVFFVAAPIADVFTTDPEVVDVTTQFLRYVALTFGFIGIMRAYTGSFRGAGKTLTAAAISVLMLGVIRFPIAWFAAGEIGETGIWLSFAISNVAGALIAYGWYRRGTWRDNDLTEDGVDLDDAGMEPATTDD; this comes from the coding sequence ATGGGACTCCTCGACCGGATTCGCTCGATGTTCAAAGGTCCCGAAGAGTTCGATCTCACCTCTGGGAGCATCGGCAAACCGCTCTTTTTCCTGTCGATGCCGATCGTGATCACGAACCTCTTCCAGACGGCCTACAACCTCGCGGACACCTTCTGGCTCGGCCAGTACAGCACGGACGCACTGGCCGCGATCTCCTTCGCGTTCCCGATGGTGTTCCTGCTCATCTCGCTGGGTATGGGCATCTCCGTCGCCGGGAGCGTGCTCGTCGCACAGTACACGGGTGCCGACGAGGAGCGAGAGGCGGAGTACGCGGCGTCTCAGACGGTGACCTTCGCGGCTATCGCGTCGATCGTGCTCGGCGTCGTCGGCTTCTTCGCCGTCGAGACGTTCCTCGGCGTGATGGGCGCGTCCCAGGACGTGTTGCCCCTGGCGACGAGCTACATGGAAGTGATCTCGCTCGGACTGCTCTTCATGTTCGGCTTCGCCGTGTTCATCGCGCTCATGCGGGGCTACGGCGACACCATCACCCCGATGGTGGTGATGTTCGGTTCGGTGGTGCTCAACATCGTCATCGACCCGTTCCTGATCTTCGGCTTCGAGAGCAACCCGCTGTTCTCGATGCTCGGCCTGGGCGGGCTCGAAGCGACGCTGCTGGCGGCGACGGGCTACACGGGCTCCGGTATCACCGGCGCGGCCATCGCGACGATCTTCTCGCGGGCGGTCGCACTCGTCGTCGGTCTCGCGATCATGTTCAGGGGGACCCGCGGCGTCCAGATCCACCTCGGCGACATGGTGCCCGACCTCGACTACCTCCCGCGGCTCGTCCGGATCGGGCTGCCGGCGTCGGTCGAGGGGATGGGGCGGGCGCTGTCGATGAACCTCCTGCTGTTCATCGTCGCGTTCTTCCCCGACGCCGTCGTCGCCGCCTACGGCATCGGGACGCGCGTGTTCTCGGTGATCTTCCTGCCGGCGATCGCCGTCGCCCGCGGCGTCGAGACGATGACCGGCCAGAACATGGGCGCGGACAAACCCGACCGCGCCCAGCGAGCGACCGGACTCGCCGCGACGGTTCTCTTCGGCGTGCTCTCGGCCGCTGGGATCCTCGTCTTCTTCGTCGCCGCACCCATCGCCGACGTGTTCACGACCGATCCCGAGGTCGTCGACGTCACGACGCAGTTCCTGCGCTACGTCGCGCTGACCTTCGGATTCATCGGGATCATGCGGGCGTACACGGGGAGTTTCCGCGGGGCCGGCAAGACGCTCACCGCCGCCGCGATTTCCGTGCTGATGCTCGGGGTCATCCGGTTCCCGATCGCGTGGTTCGCGGCCGGCGAGATCGGCGAGACCGGGATCTGGCTCTCCTTCGCGATCTCGAACGTCGCTGGCGCGCTGATCGCCTACGGGTGGTATCGCCGCGGGACGTGGCGTGACAACGATCTCACCGAAGACGGCGTCGATCTCGACGACGCGGGGATGGAGCCCGCGACGACGGACGACTGA
- the cas7b gene encoding type I-B CRISPR-associated protein Cas7/Csh2: MSDTTDTVENRSEIVFLYDAEDTNPNGNPLSANDKPRIDESTGKAVVTDVRLKRYLRDQLDDDGHEIYIKNPSKADYEGAIDRDDLFKAVTGLEEDDIEDYTGAEAADAFLNNAVDVRYFGATASFSSEFQSALGDGFPGQFIGPVQFSHARSLNTVVQKSESKQLSTVVSSGGDSEQGTFATDNRLQYALVPFHGIVNEVGAESTGLTEADVSRLDTLLWRALKNQTLTRSKMGHHPQLYLRVEYSTDEYHIGRLDDGLAMSQDTPDTELRNITDVVLDVSRLSEELDRSTEHIDTVHVKANPHLKVQTKDDTGGPDQLVTALEGAVGEGAVERIDVYDTGE; the protein is encoded by the coding sequence ATGAGTGACACTACTGACACCGTCGAGAATCGGTCGGAAATCGTCTTCCTCTACGATGCGGAGGACACCAATCCCAACGGAAACCCGCTTTCAGCCAACGACAAGCCCCGGATCGACGAGAGTACCGGGAAGGCTGTGGTCACAGATGTTCGTCTCAAGCGCTATCTCCGCGATCAGCTTGATGACGACGGCCATGAAATCTACATCAAGAACCCCTCGAAGGCAGACTACGAGGGTGCAATTGACCGGGACGACCTGTTCAAGGCAGTGACCGGCCTCGAGGAAGACGACATCGAGGACTACACCGGCGCAGAGGCTGCGGATGCGTTCCTGAATAACGCGGTCGACGTCCGGTACTTCGGTGCAACTGCGTCGTTCTCCTCGGAGTTCCAGAGCGCGCTTGGCGACGGGTTCCCTGGGCAGTTTATCGGCCCGGTCCAGTTTTCCCACGCACGGTCGCTCAACACGGTCGTCCAGAAAAGCGAGTCCAAACAGCTGTCGACTGTCGTCTCCAGTGGCGGCGACAGCGAACAGGGGACCTTTGCGACGGACAACCGTCTCCAGTATGCACTCGTTCCGTTCCACGGGATCGTCAACGAAGTTGGCGCTGAATCAACTGGTCTGACTGAAGCGGACGTTTCGCGGCTGGACACGCTCCTCTGGCGAGCGCTCAAGAATCAAACCCTGACACGCTCGAAGATGGGGCATCATCCGCAGCTGTACCTCCGTGTCGAGTACTCGACCGACGAGTACCATATTGGACGCCTCGACGACGGGCTGGCGATGAGTCAGGACACGCCAGATACCGAACTTCGGAACATCACCGATGTCGTACTGGACGTGTCGAGGTTGAGCGAAGAGCTCGATCGTAGCACCGAGCACATCGACACGGTCCACGTCAAAGCGAACCCGCATCTGAAGGTTCAGACCAAGGACGATACAGGCGGACCAGATCAGCTGGTCACGGCGCTTGAGGGTGCCGTTGGCGAGGGTGCTGTTGAGCGGATCGATGTCTACGACACTGGTGAGTAA
- the cas5b gene encoding type I-B CRISPR-associated protein Cas5b, translating into MTRTSLDVTGRDCLSFTVSGPWAHFRRLDTTTEKLTYRVIPRTTAAGLVAAVLGEPRDSYYDTFAPEVSAMAITPLSSLETMPIPQLTLPTEEGDIQTADGVSGKTVVDPGTIATERKRRTFEYIVDPAYRIDLVLDDDAVFERVAEQLLAGRATYTPYLGKSECLATIDDVERTTVTDTDATSVHSTVPEEHVVPGAGKQLRIERTPAYMKADETGRRTTGFVSYAYSGGDETLTVSDAPTKEVEDRTVCFI; encoded by the coding sequence ATGACGCGAACCAGTCTCGATGTGACTGGCCGTGACTGCCTCTCGTTCACTGTCAGTGGTCCGTGGGCACACTTCCGGCGACTCGATACAACGACAGAGAAACTGACCTATCGGGTCATCCCACGGACGACTGCTGCCGGACTGGTCGCTGCAGTGCTGGGTGAGCCGCGAGATTCGTACTACGACACATTTGCTCCTGAAGTGTCGGCGATGGCGATCACACCTCTCTCGTCGCTGGAAACGATGCCGATTCCCCAACTCACGCTCCCGACTGAAGAGGGCGATATCCAGACCGCCGATGGGGTCTCAGGGAAAACTGTCGTCGATCCTGGCACGATCGCCACCGAGCGCAAACGCCGGACCTTCGAGTATATTGTCGATCCGGCCTACCGCATCGATCTCGTCCTTGACGACGATGCCGTCTTCGAGCGGGTCGCGGAACAGTTGCTGGCTGGCCGTGCTACGTACACGCCCTATCTCGGGAAGTCCGAATGTCTCGCGACGATCGACGACGTCGAGCGGACAACGGTTACGGACACCGATGCGACAAGCGTCCATTCGACGGTGCCAGAAGAACACGTCGTTCCGGGGGCCGGCAAGCAGCTACGAATTGAGCGGACACCCGCTTATATGAAAGCCGACGAGACCGGTCGGAGAACGACAGGGTTCGTGTCCTACGCGTACAGCGGCGGTGACGAGACACTCACAGTCAGTGACGCACCAACCAAAGAGGTCGAAGACCGTACCGTCTGCTTCATCTAA